One part of the Sphingobacterium sp. LZ7M1 genome encodes these proteins:
- a CDS encoding SDR family NAD(P)-dependent oxidoreductase, producing the protein MSRLKDKVAIVTGGASGIGKAISTLFAKEGAVVHILDLNPTGGEETKKLIEDEGGKCEVHTCNVSKQAEVLDVVKQIGKVDILVNNAGIAHVGNLEGCTEEDMDRIYQVNIKGAYNALFAVVPVMKANGGGAILNLASIATLVGIPDRFAYSMSKGAMFAMSLSVAKDYLKDNIRSNSISPARVHTPFVDGFIAKNYPGKEAEMFEKLSKTQPIGRMAEPEEIAKLALFLCSDDASFITGNDYAIDGGFVKLNN; encoded by the coding sequence ATGTCTAGGCTAAAAGATAAAGTAGCGATTGTGACAGGCGGGGCAAGTGGGATAGGAAAAGCCATTTCCACTTTGTTTGCCAAGGAGGGAGCAGTTGTACATATTTTGGACCTGAACCCAACTGGTGGGGAAGAAACCAAGAAGTTGATTGAAGACGAAGGTGGAAAATGTGAAGTCCATACTTGTAATGTGAGCAAGCAAGCTGAAGTACTGGATGTGGTAAAACAGATTGGCAAGGTGGATATATTGGTGAATAATGCCGGTATTGCTCATGTAGGCAACCTAGAAGGGTGTACTGAGGAAGATATGGACCGGATTTACCAAGTGAACATAAAAGGCGCTTATAACGCCTTATTTGCGGTCGTTCCGGTGATGAAAGCTAATGGTGGTGGAGCAATCTTGAATTTGGCTTCCATTGCAACCCTAGTAGGTATCCCAGATCGCTTTGCTTATTCCATGAGTAAAGGTGCTATGTTTGCCATGAGTTTGTCCGTAGCTAAGGATTACCTGAAAGATAATATCCGATCAAACTCCATTTCCCCGGCACGAGTACATACGCCTTTTGTGGATGGATTCATCGCCAAAAACTATCCTGGTAAAGAGGCCGAAATGTTTGAAAAGCTCTCTAAAACCCAACCTATCGGACGTATGGCAGAGCCGGAAGAAATTGCAAAATTAGCCTTGTTCCTTTGTTCAGATGACGCATCGTTTATTACTGGTAATGACTATGCTATCGATGGAGGTTTTGTTAAGTTGAATAATTAA
- a CDS encoding UxaA family hydrolase, producing MEKERLEFLQIHPKDNVLVALRDLPAGYSLEFEGKEISLKRAVAAKHKFTIDPFQKDDEVYMYGVLVGKVNEDLQSGELLDVNNLRHAADDFKLGDRKLEWQKPDVSGFLGRTFRGYHRSNGLVGTANHWLVIPLVFCENRNVLTLKSALEEKLGYQVESKDYSDEVDELISRYQSGASIDDLMSVDLSAARENKSKKRLFSNVDGVKFLNHDMGCGGTRMDSDALCGLLAGYITHPNVAGATVLSLGCQHAQASILKAEIAKRDPHFDKPLFVFEQQFEGTEQELMQKAIKSTFTGLVEANKLERQEAGLHKLCIGLECGGSDGFSGISANPALGYLSDMLVSLGGSVILSEFPELCGVEQELSDRCIDEPTAEKFIQLMRTYNAKAEADGSGFYMNPSPGNIRDGLITDAIKSAGAAKKGGTSPVAAVVDYPELANGPGLNLLCTPGNDVESTTAEVAAGANVVLFTTGLGTPTGNPITPVIKVSSNTKVYNKMNDAIDLNCGTIIDGEESIEEAAHRILNYVIAVASGEETAKAVKLGQDDFIPWRRGVSL from the coding sequence ATGGAAAAAGAGAGATTGGAGTTTTTACAAATCCATCCTAAAGATAATGTCCTGGTGGCTCTTCGTGACCTGCCAGCTGGCTATTCCCTGGAATTTGAAGGGAAAGAAATCAGCCTGAAAAGAGCTGTGGCCGCCAAGCATAAGTTTACCATAGATCCTTTCCAAAAGGACGATGAGGTTTATATGTACGGCGTTTTGGTGGGAAAGGTGAATGAAGACCTGCAAAGTGGCGAGTTATTGGATGTAAATAACCTGCGCCATGCCGCTGACGATTTTAAACTAGGTGATAGAAAATTAGAATGGCAAAAGCCTGATGTTTCTGGATTCTTAGGCAGAACGTTTCGAGGCTACCATAGGAGTAATGGATTGGTAGGGACGGCTAATCATTGGTTGGTTATTCCATTGGTGTTCTGTGAGAACAGGAACGTGTTGACCTTGAAGTCGGCATTGGAAGAGAAATTAGGTTACCAAGTTGAATCGAAAGATTATTCGGATGAGGTTGATGAGTTGATTTCCAGATATCAAAGTGGAGCTTCCATAGATGATCTGATGTCTGTGGACCTGAGTGCCGCGAGAGAAAATAAGTCTAAAAAGAGGCTTTTTTCCAATGTAGATGGCGTGAAGTTCCTGAACCATGATATGGGCTGCGGTGGAACTAGGATGGATTCGGATGCCCTATGTGGCCTATTGGCTGGATACATTACGCATCCCAATGTTGCCGGAGCAACAGTGTTGAGCCTAGGATGTCAGCATGCCCAAGCTTCTATTTTGAAAGCTGAGATTGCAAAACGAGATCCCCATTTTGATAAACCGTTGTTTGTATTTGAGCAACAGTTTGAAGGGACAGAGCAGGAGTTGATGCAGAAAGCTATCAAATCCACCTTTACTGGATTGGTAGAGGCAAATAAACTGGAACGCCAAGAAGCAGGGTTGCATAAATTGTGCATTGGGCTGGAGTGCGGAGGTTCGGATGGTTTTTCCGGTATTTCGGCAAATCCGGCTTTAGGATACCTTTCGGATATGCTTGTAAGCCTAGGTGGCTCGGTCATCCTTTCGGAATTCCCAGAGTTGTGTGGTGTTGAACAGGAATTGAGCGATCGATGTATAGATGAACCTACCGCAGAGAAGTTTATTCAGTTAATGCGAACATACAACGCGAAAGCGGAAGCTGATGGCTCTGGATTCTATATGAACCCATCGCCAGGTAATATCCGCGATGGATTGATCACGGATGCAATTAAATCAGCTGGAGCTGCAAAGAAAGGTGGGACTTCTCCCGTGGCAGCTGTAGTAGATTATCCTGAATTGGCAAACGGTCCTGGTTTAAACCTGCTATGTACTCCTGGAAATGATGTAGAGAGTACCACGGCTGAAGTTGCGGCTGGAGCCAATGTAGTTTTGTTCACTACCGGTTTGGGAACTCCAACAGGGAATCCGATTACTCCTGTTATCAAGGTGTCGTCCAATACTAAAGTCTACAATAAAATGAACGATGCAATCGACCTGAACTGTGGGACCATCATCGATGGGGAAGAAAGCATTGAGGAAGCTGCACACCGCATCTTGAATTATGTCATTGCGGTTGCGAGTGGTGAAGAAACAGCAAAAGCAGTTAAGCTTGGTCAGGATGATTTTATTCCTTGGAGACGTGGAGTTTCACTTTAG